The stretch of DNA TCCTCACCTTCGACGACGCCGCACCTGATAGCTGGGGCCGTGGTCTCCTTCTTGCCAGCCTGCGACAGCGCGCCCGTGAACACGGAACACCGTTCACGTCGCCGTCCGAAATTGACCTGCTCCTGGCTGTCGATGACGCGACGCGCCAAGGCGCGCTGCGCTTCCGCACCGGCACGGACTTCCTCGCCGCCGAGCACTGGCGGGCCGATCTTCACGAGCTGCCGATGCTCGTGCACGCGGCGCAGCGCTTTGCCGACACCGGTGAGATCGACAGCGAGGTCAGCGAACTCATCGGCGTCGGGTCCTCACCCGGCGGCGCGCAGCCGAAGGCCTGGGTTCGTGATGACGTCGGGCAGATGCACCTGGCCAAATTCCCGCGGACTTCCGATGTGACCGACACCTCGGCATGGGAGCTCACGGCGATCCGGCTGCAGCGCCGGGCCGGCATCCAGGTCCAGTCCTCCTCCACGGTCCCTCTCAGCGAGGGACAGTCAGTGTTCCTCACGCGCAGGTTCGACCGTGATGGGGAGCGCCGCCTCCCCTACTGGAGCTTCAAGAACGCGTTCGCCCTGGCCCAGTACGAGCACCCGGACTACGCCACGCTTGCCACAAAGGTCGCCGCGATCTCCGCCCGGCCCTCCGCGGATGCTGCCGAACTCTTTTCCAGGGCCGCTTTCATTGCCCTGGTCAACAACATCGACGATCACATGCGCAACCATGGACTGCTGCATATCGGCAATGGCTGGCGCCTGGCCCCATCGTTCGACGTCAACGCATCAAGAACCGGCCGCTCCGACACGCCACTCACCCCGGACGACGACCCCGGGGACCGCGACATCAGACTGCTCGTCAAGCACGCCGATAGCTTCCGGCTCACTCATGACGAAGCGGTCCACAGGATCCGGCTCGTCAACGAGGCCGTGTCACACTGGCGCGAGGATGCTATCACCTCAGGTATCCGGGCGGACGCACTGGACTTCATGGACGAGGCGTTCGAGGGAGAAAACCGGGCACGGGCCGCCGCGCTCAGCGACATCAGCAGGACGACGATCGATCTGGCCGCCGGGCCTGTATCGACGAAAACCTCCGGTGAGGTCTGGGTTAAGCCTCATCAGCGGAAGGACAGATTCGTCGATGGACACTTCCGCCGTCGTCCCCAATGAGGGCATGACGCGGCCAGGTACATTTTGCGGCCCGGCATTCGCCCGGTTGGTGACAGTGGCCCTGCACTCCGCAC from Arthrobacter sp. PAMC25564 encodes:
- a CDS encoding type II toxin-antitoxin system HipA family toxin, whose amino-acid sequence is MIHEVWVDNRQAGVFSIDVRPGFQKPSMTFTYLDEWLADGSAFAISPDLPLQRGPHTPAAHRTTFLTFDDAAPDSWGRGLLLASLRQRAREHGTPFTSPSEIDLLLAVDDATRQGALRFRTGTDFLAAEHWRADLHELPMLVHAAQRFADTGEIDSEVSELIGVGSSPGGAQPKAWVRDDVGQMHLAKFPRTSDVTDTSAWELTAIRLQRRAGIQVQSSSTVPLSEGQSVFLTRRFDRDGERRLPYWSFKNAFALAQYEHPDYATLATKVAAISARPSADAAELFSRAAFIALVNNIDDHMRNHGLLHIGNGWRLAPSFDVNASRTGRSDTPLTPDDDPGDRDIRLLVKHADSFRLTHDEAVHRIRLVNEAVSHWREDAITSGIRADALDFMDEAFEGENRARAAALSDISRTTIDLAAGPVSTKTSGEVWVKPHQRKDRFVDGHFRRRPQ